In one Castor canadensis chromosome 15, mCasCan1.hap1v2, whole genome shotgun sequence genomic region, the following are encoded:
- the Znf438 gene encoding zinc finger protein 438 isoform X6: MRRPMAICRKVIIQVKYIIMQNSISLSPKDQGDVSMSSSPGEKQLTQQMSESPGKRVYTDCLLSSYRGQCFEKQFSGLHLSLEGESSIPSGTIQSGKNLQSKSQFRTIAPKIVPKVLTSRMLPCPSPSLSDRGSLGPSLTSKTLGMGMPTQNYVLMQVAGQEGTFSLVALPNVASAQSIQKPRMSPPENLKLPIPRYQPLRNNKGPRKKPSLNSPERGCSKIPAPAQVCPQMSPFPPAYLELLTKPTLLKQAPSLDQAPGSSISTPPPTSSGGHRDSEPPVTNSHGDLSTPATPASSTLEELSAMQSISKIPGKANFLSREPPRNPAAAAAASEKLEEQVSHAKAVTSLSPAISVQMICSAPKDCDRRCPITEGFQAAAKMASKVPVQQIPKQRLCESIFCPVTKPDLNHKTKLNGGATKRRVRKRKVPDEILAFQGKRKKCLINKCRDGKERIKNDPQESRDQKPGAMRKYRSIMPKPTIVMSAAVPLTSPSAALQSQTPSSLRQEIFLNSSFTPKYLSYKQNDSLSPKSISGFKSGFSGIKKPWHRCHVCNHHFQFKQHLRDHMNTHTNRRPYSCRICRKAYVRPGSLSTHMKLHHSENRLRKLMCCEFCAKVFGHVRVYFGHLKEVHRVVISTEPSSNDPQPGDMPKKRDRETSVQGMEGSLERENKSSLEEDFLLNQADEVKLQIKCGRCHITTHSFAEIKFHLLCVHGEEIQGRLQEGILPGSRIAQETLVKHTAPDWKPHPERRKQVRPYTAEDTSCTLPRLKRQFCLHHQKGGVEQSMHNEGGQQGKSEPQGLDCASPRTLHLWSHLGFNCLLCTQTLGRKEELLLHWGCRHNCEDPSRLWTVLSAVSNQGVIELSPDAEK; encoded by the exons GAGATGTTTCCATGTCCAGCAGTCCTGGGGAGAAACAGCTGACTCAGCAGATGTCAGAGTCTCCTGGGAAGAGAGTGTACACAG ATTGCCTTCTTTCATCCTACAGAGGCCAATGTTTCGAGAAACAATTCTCAGGACTCCACTTGTCCTTGGAAG GTGAATCAAGCATCCCTTCTGGAACAATACAAAGTGGGAAAAATTTGCAGAGTAAGAGTCAGTTTAGGACCATTGCACCAAAAATTGTGCCCAAAGTTCTAACTTCCAGAATGCTGCCATGTCCTTCACCATCACTCTCTGATCGGGGAAGTCTGGGACCCTCCCTAACCTCCAAGACCCTGGGGATGGGGATGCCCACCCAGAACTATGTTCTGATGCAGGTGGCTGGCCAGGAGGGGACATTTTCTCTTGTCGCTTTGCCAAATGTTGCCTCAGCTCAGTCAATTCAGAAACCCAGAATGTCCCCACCTGAAAACCTTAAGCTGCCTATTCCTCGATATCAGCCCCTAAGAAATAACAAAGGACCAAGAAAGAAACCCAGCCTAAACTCCCCTGAAAGGGGCTGTAGCAAAATTCCTGCCCCAGCCCAGGTGTGTCCTCAGATGTCCCCTTTTCCACCTGCCTACCTTGAACTCCTAACCAAACCCACTCTACTCAAGCAAGCACCATCCCTAGACCAAGCCCCAGGCAGTAGCATCAGCACACCTCCACCAACCAGTAGTGGTGGCCACAGGGACTCAGAACCTCCAGTGACAAACAGCCATGGAGATCTGAGCACTCCTGCCACCCCAGCATCATCCACTCTGGAGGAGCTCTCTGCCATGCAGAGCATCTCAAAGATACCTGGGAAAGCAAACTTTCTAAGCAGGGAACCACCCAGGaatcctgctgctgctgctgctgccagtgAAAAACTTGAAGAGCAGGTTAGTCACGCAAAGGCCGTAACCAGTTTATCACCAGCCATTTCAGTCCAGATGATCTGTTCAGCCCCCAAAG ACTGTGATAGGAGATGCCCAATCACAGAAGGCTTCCAGGCGGCTGCCAAAATGGCCAGCAAGGTACCTGTCCAACAGATACCAAAGCAGCGTCTTTGTGAGAGTATCTTTTGTCCAGTCACCAAACCAGATctcaaccacaaaacaaaactgaatggtGGAGCAACAAAGAGAAGAGTAAGGAAACGAAAGGTACCAGATGAAATTTTGGCAtttcaaggaaaaaggaagaaatgcctTATTAATAAGTGCAGAGAtggtaaagaaagaataaaaaatgatccTCAAGAATCCAGAGACCAAAAGCCTGGGGCTATGAGAAAGTATCGTAGCATTATGCCCAAACCTACCATTGTCATGTCTGCTGCAGTCCCCCTGACTTCTCCTTCAGCTGCACTGCAATCCCAAACACCCAGCAGCCTACGACAGGAGATCTTCTTAAATAGTTCATTCACTCCTAAATATCTCAGCTATAAGCAGAATGACAGCCTGTCTCCTAAATCCATCTCTGGGTTCAAAAGTGGATTCTCTGGCATTAAGAAGCCTTGGCATAGATGTCATGTCTGTAACCACCATTTCCAGTTCAAACAACACCTAAGAGACCACATGAACACGCACACCAATAGGAGGCCTTACAGTTGTCGCATTTGTCGCAAGGCCTATGTACGTCCTGGCAGCCTGAGCACACACATGAAACTTCACCACAGTGAGAACCGTCTCAGGAAACTCATGTGCTGTGAGTTTTGTGCAAAAGTGTTTGGTCATGTCCGAGTCTATTTTGGCCATCTAAAAGAAGTACACAGAGTTGTGATCAGCACTGAACCCTCCTCCAATGACCCACAGCCAGGGGACATGCCAAAGAAGAGGGACAGAGAAACTAGTGTCCAAGGGATGGAGGGATCACTGGAGAG GGAAAACAAGTCAAGCTTGGAAGAAGATTTCCTTCTAAACCAGGCAGACGAGGTCAAATTACAAATCAAATGTGGCCGCTGTCATATCACCACTCATTCTTTTGCCGAAATAAAGTTTCATTTGCTTTGTGTTCATGGAGAGGAAATTCAGGGAAGGCTACAAGAAGGAATCTTGCCAGGCAGCAGAATTGCTCAGGAAACATTAGTTAAACATACTGCTCCTGACTGGAAACCGCACCCAGAGAGAAGAAAGCAGGTGAGGCCTTACACAGCTGAGGACACATCTTGCACACTTCCGAGACTCAAAAGGCAGTTCTGCCTTCATCACCAGAAGGGTGGTGTGGAGCAGTCCATGCACAATGAAGGGGGCCAGCAGGGAAAAAGTGAGCCCCAGGGCCTGGACTGTGCCAGCCCCCGCACCCTTCACCTCTGGTCCCATTTAGGCTTCAACTGCCTCCTCTGCACCCAGAcactggggaggaaggaggaactgCTCCTGCACTGGGGATGCCGGCATAACTGTGAGGACCCTTCCAGGCTGTGGACTGTTTTAAGTGCGGTCTCTAACCAGGGAGTCATTGAACTTTCTCCGGATGCTGAAAAATGA
- the Znf438 gene encoding zinc finger protein 438 isoform X5, whose protein sequence is MRRPMAICRKVIIQVKYIIMQNSISLSPKDQGDVSMSSSPGEKQLTQQMSESPGKRVYTDCLLSSYRGQCFEKQFSGLHLSLEGESSIPSGTIQSGKNLQSKSQFRTIAPKIVPKVLTSRMLPCPSPSLSDRGSLGPSLTSKTLGMGMPTQNYVLMQVAGQEGTFSLVALPNVASAQSIQKPRMSPPENLKLPIPRYQPLRNNKGPRKKPSLNSPERGCSKIPAPAQVCPQMSPFPPAYLELLTKPTLLKQAPSLDQAPGSSISTPPPTSSGGHRDSEPPVTNSHGDLSTPATPASSTLEELSAMQSISKIPGKANFLSREPPRNPAAAAAASEKLEEQVSHAKAVTSLSPAISVQMICSAPKDFSVPGYGTDCDRRCPITEGFQAAAKMASKVPVQQIPKQRLCESIFCPVTKPDLNHKTKLNGGATKRRVRKRKVPDEILAFQGKRKKCLINKCRDGKERIKNDPQESRDQKPGAMRKYRSIMPKPTIVMSAAVPLTSPSAALQSQTPSSLRQEIFLNSSFTPKYLSYKQNDSLSPKSISGFKSGFSGIKKPWHRCHVCNHHFQFKQHLRDHMNTHTNRRPYSCRICRKAYVRPGSLSTHMKLHHSENRLRKLMCCEFCAKVFGHVRVYFGHLKEVHRVVISTEPSSNDPQPGDMPKKRDRETSVQGMEGSLERENKSSLEEDFLLNQADEVKLQIKCGRCHITTHSFAEIKFHLLCVHGEEIQGRLQEGILPGSRIAQETLVKHTAPDWKPHPERRKQVRPYTAEDTSCTLPRLKRQFCLHHQKGGVEQSMHNEGGQQGKSEPQGLDCASPRTLHLWSHLGFNCLLCTQTLGRKEELLLHWGCRHNCEDPSRLWTVLSAVSNQGVIELSPDAEK, encoded by the exons GAGATGTTTCCATGTCCAGCAGTCCTGGGGAGAAACAGCTGACTCAGCAGATGTCAGAGTCTCCTGGGAAGAGAGTGTACACAG ATTGCCTTCTTTCATCCTACAGAGGCCAATGTTTCGAGAAACAATTCTCAGGACTCCACTTGTCCTTGGAAG GTGAATCAAGCATCCCTTCTGGAACAATACAAAGTGGGAAAAATTTGCAGAGTAAGAGTCAGTTTAGGACCATTGCACCAAAAATTGTGCCCAAAGTTCTAACTTCCAGAATGCTGCCATGTCCTTCACCATCACTCTCTGATCGGGGAAGTCTGGGACCCTCCCTAACCTCCAAGACCCTGGGGATGGGGATGCCCACCCAGAACTATGTTCTGATGCAGGTGGCTGGCCAGGAGGGGACATTTTCTCTTGTCGCTTTGCCAAATGTTGCCTCAGCTCAGTCAATTCAGAAACCCAGAATGTCCCCACCTGAAAACCTTAAGCTGCCTATTCCTCGATATCAGCCCCTAAGAAATAACAAAGGACCAAGAAAGAAACCCAGCCTAAACTCCCCTGAAAGGGGCTGTAGCAAAATTCCTGCCCCAGCCCAGGTGTGTCCTCAGATGTCCCCTTTTCCACCTGCCTACCTTGAACTCCTAACCAAACCCACTCTACTCAAGCAAGCACCATCCCTAGACCAAGCCCCAGGCAGTAGCATCAGCACACCTCCACCAACCAGTAGTGGTGGCCACAGGGACTCAGAACCTCCAGTGACAAACAGCCATGGAGATCTGAGCACTCCTGCCACCCCAGCATCATCCACTCTGGAGGAGCTCTCTGCCATGCAGAGCATCTCAAAGATACCTGGGAAAGCAAACTTTCTAAGCAGGGAACCACCCAGGaatcctgctgctgctgctgctgccagtgAAAAACTTGAAGAGCAGGTTAGTCACGCAAAGGCCGTAACCAGTTTATCACCAGCCATTTCAGTCCAGATGATCTGTTCAGCCCCCAAAG ATTTTTCTGTACCTGGATATGGAACAGACTGTGATAGGAGATGCCCAATCACAGAAGGCTTCCAGGCGGCTGCCAAAATGGCCAGCAAGGTACCTGTCCAACAGATACCAAAGCAGCGTCTTTGTGAGAGTATCTTTTGTCCAGTCACCAAACCAGATctcaaccacaaaacaaaactgaatggtGGAGCAACAAAGAGAAGAGTAAGGAAACGAAAGGTACCAGATGAAATTTTGGCAtttcaaggaaaaaggaagaaatgcctTATTAATAAGTGCAGAGAtggtaaagaaagaataaaaaatgatccTCAAGAATCCAGAGACCAAAAGCCTGGGGCTATGAGAAAGTATCGTAGCATTATGCCCAAACCTACCATTGTCATGTCTGCTGCAGTCCCCCTGACTTCTCCTTCAGCTGCACTGCAATCCCAAACACCCAGCAGCCTACGACAGGAGATCTTCTTAAATAGTTCATTCACTCCTAAATATCTCAGCTATAAGCAGAATGACAGCCTGTCTCCTAAATCCATCTCTGGGTTCAAAAGTGGATTCTCTGGCATTAAGAAGCCTTGGCATAGATGTCATGTCTGTAACCACCATTTCCAGTTCAAACAACACCTAAGAGACCACATGAACACGCACACCAATAGGAGGCCTTACAGTTGTCGCATTTGTCGCAAGGCCTATGTACGTCCTGGCAGCCTGAGCACACACATGAAACTTCACCACAGTGAGAACCGTCTCAGGAAACTCATGTGCTGTGAGTTTTGTGCAAAAGTGTTTGGTCATGTCCGAGTCTATTTTGGCCATCTAAAAGAAGTACACAGAGTTGTGATCAGCACTGAACCCTCCTCCAATGACCCACAGCCAGGGGACATGCCAAAGAAGAGGGACAGAGAAACTAGTGTCCAAGGGATGGAGGGATCACTGGAGAG GGAAAACAAGTCAAGCTTGGAAGAAGATTTCCTTCTAAACCAGGCAGACGAGGTCAAATTACAAATCAAATGTGGCCGCTGTCATATCACCACTCATTCTTTTGCCGAAATAAAGTTTCATTTGCTTTGTGTTCATGGAGAGGAAATTCAGGGAAGGCTACAAGAAGGAATCTTGCCAGGCAGCAGAATTGCTCAGGAAACATTAGTTAAACATACTGCTCCTGACTGGAAACCGCACCCAGAGAGAAGAAAGCAGGTGAGGCCTTACACAGCTGAGGACACATCTTGCACACTTCCGAGACTCAAAAGGCAGTTCTGCCTTCATCACCAGAAGGGTGGTGTGGAGCAGTCCATGCACAATGAAGGGGGCCAGCAGGGAAAAAGTGAGCCCCAGGGCCTGGACTGTGCCAGCCCCCGCACCCTTCACCTCTGGTCCCATTTAGGCTTCAACTGCCTCCTCTGCACCCAGAcactggggaggaaggaggaactgCTCCTGCACTGGGGATGCCGGCATAACTGTGAGGACCCTTCCAGGCTGTGGACTGTTTTAAGTGCGGTCTCTAACCAGGGAGTCATTGAACTTTCTCCGGATGCTGAAAAATGA